The following proteins are encoded in a genomic region of Natrinema sp. DC36:
- a CDS encoding halocin C8-like domain-containing protein has protein sequence MTEDPNNNRFSRRRLLRNAAAASAASVTLGSMSNTVAAEDDTPDFEIVSRTEISESEARKELSYVLDSSAAKNIDNAMRTESNVEAAGQFGIAFETDDPEINKTDPVIIFSGYQSNRPQQGSAGILFSIVVDTTPDAETSTREPMMAFGRTVEPLTTGQGVSVASNSTGRLEQKTFTADQQGSASVIQQEPIQKPASTTSTDINGGVSAQDWQDALGCGGCTAIVGTLCEGATGSVSRYACLQACAPFLGSVWGYGACGAACFVIVDAINNYGCAVGAGTICAGMGLC, from the coding sequence ATGACTGAAGATCCGAACAATAACAGGTTCAGCCGGCGTCGATTGCTCAGGAACGCTGCCGCGGCAAGTGCGGCTTCCGTAACGCTCGGTTCCATGTCGAACACCGTCGCTGCAGAGGACGACACACCCGATTTCGAGATCGTGAGCAGAACTGAGATTTCGGAATCCGAGGCGCGAAAAGAACTCAGTTACGTACTGGACTCGTCAGCAGCCAAGAACATCGATAACGCGATGCGAACGGAGTCGAACGTTGAGGCTGCCGGCCAGTTTGGGATCGCGTTCGAGACGGACGATCCGGAAATAAACAAGACAGACCCAGTGATCATCTTCAGCGGGTACCAGTCCAACCGCCCCCAACAGGGGTCCGCCGGAATACTATTCTCTATCGTCGTCGATACGACTCCGGACGCGGAAACGAGTACGAGAGAGCCGATGATGGCGTTTGGACGGACGGTCGAACCGCTGACTACAGGCCAGGGAGTCTCTGTGGCTTCGAACTCGACGGGCAGACTCGAACAGAAGACGTTCACCGCCGATCAACAGGGATCCGCGTCGGTTATACAGCAAGAACCCATTCAGAAGCCGGCCAGCACCACCTCAACGGATATTAACGGGGGTGTATCCGCACAGGATTGGCAAGACGCGCTCGGCTGTGGCGGATGTACGGCGATCGTCGGGACTCTCTGTGAAGGCGCTACCGGCTCGGTTTCCCGCTATGCATGTCTCCAAGCGTGCGCTCCCTTCCTCGGAAGCGTTTGGGGGTACGGTGCTTGCGGTGCGGCCTGCTTCGTGATCGTCGACGCGATCAATAATTACGGATGTGCTGTCGGTGCCGGCACGATCTGTGCCGGAATGGGTCTCTGTTGA